In a single window of the Micrococcaceae bacterium Sec5.7 genome:
- a CDS encoding GNAT family N-acetyltransferase, translated as MSPDAMVEDITHLLEVWVTGWAGCRGYETSTEGRFPAAFRADTTQDWEYFAHDPSDSEFAELATKTAEAPARILTILSNDVARYMFLAQKHGLNVTSASQSMMIVDMETQDAEDPWLSADDLSLATSESNGVHHAVVHSAETVAASGRVLVVGHTAVFDKIVTEPGFQRRGLGSFIMKALAAQAFEHDVEDGLLLASLDGQKLYSHLGWKPVSKVLMLSASGEGSDLSVG; from the coding sequence ATGAGTCCAGATGCCATGGTTGAAGACATCACCCACCTTCTAGAAGTCTGGGTAACCGGCTGGGCCGGTTGCCGCGGTTATGAGACCAGCACTGAAGGTCGCTTCCCCGCCGCGTTTCGGGCGGACACCACGCAGGATTGGGAATATTTTGCGCACGATCCCTCGGATTCCGAGTTCGCAGAGCTGGCCACGAAGACGGCAGAGGCGCCGGCGAGGATCCTCACCATCCTGAGCAACGACGTCGCGCGCTACATGTTCCTGGCCCAAAAACACGGGCTGAACGTGACGTCGGCATCCCAGAGCATGATGATCGTGGACATGGAAACCCAGGACGCCGAGGACCCTTGGCTTTCCGCCGACGACCTCTCGCTGGCAACTTCCGAGTCCAACGGCGTCCACCATGCCGTGGTCCATTCAGCAGAAACCGTCGCCGCCAGCGGGCGTGTTCTGGTGGTGGGCCACACCGCCGTATTCGACAAAATCGTCACCGAACCGGGCTTCCAGCGCCGCGGGCTAGGCAGCTTCATCATGAAAGCCCTTGCCGCGCAGGCGTTCGAACACGATGTTGAAGACGGCCTGCTGCTGGCTTCGTTGGACGGCCAGAAGCTGTACTCGCACCTGGGGTGGAAGCCGGTGAGCAAGGTATTGATGCTGTCCGCATCCGGAGAGGGTTCGGACCTTTCCGTCGGCTGA
- a CDS encoding DEAD/DEAH box helicase: MNPHDSLIPLLGGGPDPEQLRHVRTIPARRAVHEPWPEWAHPDLVAAYGSLGIHEPYRHQIQAANLAHAGKHVVIATGTASGKSLAYQLPALDAIHRSELRVLSEPGKIHDDGAVTLYLSPTKALAADQLAAIRALKLPTVRAETYDGDTDPASRRWIRDHANFILANPDMLHFGILPNHPWWAGFFRRLRYVIVDEAHSYRGVFGSHVANLMRRLRRICTYYGAGTSHPGPVFIAASATASEPGTSFGRLIGAPVRAVSEDFSPHGSTTVAFWEPALTELRGENGAKERRTAVAETADLLANLVSSRIRTIAFIKSRRGAETIASITKRLLNEVDPSLPQRVAAYRSGYLPEERRALERALRSGELLGVSSTSALELGIDISGLDAVLVAGWPGTRASLFQQIGRAGRAGQDAIAAFVASDDPLDTYLVNHPEAIFDVSVEATVFDHSNPYVLGPHLCAAAAELPIGMAELGLFGGTAEKLLDQLVAQGYLRRRPAGWFWTHPQSAAAMVNLRADGGGPVSIVDADTGSLLGTMDSPQTHYQAHTGAIYVHQGDSYVVEHLNEDDHCVMVRRANPDYYTTARDVTQIEVLETQRTAQWGDVAVHFGDVKVTTQVVSFQRKALISNEILGEEPLQLGARDLFTKAVWFVMDNRSLTGAGLIEAQFPGALHAAEHAAIGLLPLVASSDRWDIGGVSTAVHADTGVPTIFVYDGHPGGAGFAERGFDKAKVWLAATRDAIKACECESGCPSCVQSPKCGNKNNPLDKAAAITLIEVLLKDATELLEAGPEPGQLAGQPGPLPAF, from the coding sequence GTGAACCCACATGACTCGCTGATCCCGTTGCTGGGCGGCGGCCCGGACCCGGAACAGCTCCGTCATGTGCGCACCATCCCCGCCCGCCGCGCGGTCCATGAGCCCTGGCCGGAGTGGGCACATCCCGATCTCGTGGCGGCCTACGGTTCCCTCGGAATCCACGAGCCTTACCGTCACCAGATCCAGGCCGCCAACCTCGCCCATGCAGGAAAGCATGTGGTGATCGCCACGGGCACGGCTTCCGGGAAGTCGCTGGCCTACCAGCTGCCGGCGCTGGACGCGATCCACCGCTCGGAGCTCCGGGTGCTCTCCGAACCGGGCAAAATCCACGACGACGGCGCCGTCACCCTTTACCTGTCCCCCACCAAGGCCCTGGCTGCTGATCAGCTGGCCGCCATCCGCGCGCTGAAGCTACCTACCGTCAGGGCAGAAACATACGACGGCGACACTGACCCGGCCTCGCGCCGCTGGATCAGGGACCACGCCAACTTCATCCTGGCCAACCCGGACATGCTGCACTTCGGCATTCTGCCCAACCATCCGTGGTGGGCCGGCTTCTTCCGCAGGCTGCGGTACGTCATTGTGGATGAGGCGCACAGCTACCGTGGCGTGTTCGGCTCGCACGTGGCCAACCTGATGCGCAGGCTGCGCCGTATCTGCACGTACTACGGCGCCGGCACCTCCCATCCCGGTCCGGTGTTCATTGCGGCTTCGGCCACGGCGTCCGAACCCGGCACGTCCTTCGGGCGGCTGATCGGGGCGCCCGTCCGTGCGGTGTCCGAAGATTTCTCGCCCCACGGTTCCACCACTGTGGCGTTCTGGGAGCCTGCCCTGACCGAGCTGCGGGGTGAGAACGGGGCCAAGGAACGCCGGACGGCCGTGGCTGAGACCGCCGATCTGCTGGCCAATCTGGTTTCCTCCCGCATCCGGACCATCGCCTTTATCAAGTCCCGGCGCGGGGCCGAGACCATCGCCTCCATCACCAAACGCCTGCTGAACGAAGTGGATCCCAGCCTGCCCCAGCGCGTGGCGGCCTACCGATCCGGTTACTTGCCTGAGGAACGGCGGGCCCTGGAACGTGCGCTGCGGTCCGGCGAGCTGCTGGGTGTTTCCAGTACTTCGGCGCTCGAGCTGGGCATCGACATATCAGGCTTGGATGCCGTGCTGGTTGCCGGTTGGCCGGGGACGCGGGCATCGCTGTTCCAGCAGATCGGCCGGGCCGGGCGCGCGGGCCAGGACGCCATTGCTGCCTTTGTGGCCAGCGACGATCCGTTGGACACCTACCTGGTGAACCACCCCGAAGCCATATTTGACGTCTCTGTTGAGGCCACGGTGTTTGATCACTCCAATCCTTACGTACTGGGCCCGCATCTGTGTGCCGCGGCCGCCGAGCTTCCCATCGGTATGGCGGAGCTGGGGCTGTTCGGCGGCACTGCGGAGAAACTGCTGGACCAGCTGGTGGCCCAGGGATACCTGCGCAGGCGGCCGGCAGGCTGGTTCTGGACGCATCCGCAGAGCGCTGCCGCGATGGTGAATCTGAGGGCCGACGGCGGCGGACCTGTAAGCATTGTGGATGCGGATACGGGTTCACTGCTGGGCACCATGGATTCGCCGCAGACCCACTATCAGGCGCACACCGGCGCCATTTATGTGCATCAGGGCGACAGCTATGTGGTGGAGCACCTGAACGAGGACGACCACTGCGTTATGGTGCGCCGGGCGAACCCTGACTACTACACCACGGCCCGGGACGTCACCCAGATCGAGGTGCTGGAAACGCAGCGAACGGCCCAGTGGGGCGATGTTGCCGTGCACTTCGGGGATGTGAAAGTGACGACACAGGTGGTCTCGTTCCAGCGCAAGGCGCTGATTTCGAATGAGATTCTGGGCGAGGAGCCGTTGCAGCTTGGCGCCAGGGATTTGTTCACGAAGGCAGTCTGGTTTGTGATGGACAACCGTTCGCTGACCGGCGCCGGACTCATTGAGGCACAGTTCCCGGGTGCCCTGCATGCTGCCGAACACGCCGCCATTGGTTTGCTGCCGCTGGTCGCATCGAGCGATCGCTGGGACATCGGTGGGGTGTCCACTGCGGTCCACGCGGACACCGGGGTGCCCACCATCTTTGTGTATGACGGACACCCCGGCGGCGCAGGATTCGCCGAGCGCGGCTTCGACAAGGCCAAGGTCTGGCTCGCTGCCACCCGGGACGCCATCAAAGCCTGCGAGTGCGAATCCGGCTGCCCGTCCTGTGTGCAGTCACCGAAGTGCGGGAACAAGAACAACCCGTTGGACAAGGCTGCGGCGATCACGCTCATCGAGGTGTTGTTGAAGGACGCTACTGAGCTGTTGGAAGCCGGGCCTGAACCAGGGCAGCTGGCCGGGCAGCCCGGCCCGCTGCCAGCGTTCTAG
- a CDS encoding Rv3654c family TadE-like protein — translation MRPEARGVLPDHSERGSGTVLAAGLAMVVMIAMAMLLLLAQSAVMASRAATAADLAALAGADAAREVTTGEPCAVAAEVAARHDARLLSCNEGGGQTVEVRTELTARTMLGAATGRARAGPPP, via the coding sequence ATGAGGCCGGAAGCGCGCGGCGTATTGCCGGATCATTCGGAACGTGGGTCCGGCACTGTGCTGGCTGCCGGCCTGGCCATGGTGGTCATGATAGCCATGGCCATGCTGCTCCTCCTGGCGCAATCGGCAGTGATGGCCTCCCGCGCTGCAACAGCGGCAGATCTCGCTGCCTTGGCTGGCGCAGACGCGGCGCGGGAAGTGACCACTGGTGAACCGTGCGCGGTTGCGGCCGAGGTGGCAGCGCGTCACGATGCAAGGCTGCTCAGCTGCAATGAAGGAGGTGGCCAAACAGTTGAGGTCCGGACAGAGTTGACGGCCCGGACCATGTTGGGCGCGGCAACAGGCCGTGCCAGAGCCGGACCTCCGCCCTGA
- a CDS encoding TadE family type IV pilus minor pilin yields the protein MTPVHRGDDVRGRGNARGAVNSGRGGTSRTGDRSRGAVTAELAVVLPAVLLLLALLLAGSAAGVTQLRLEEAARAGARALARGESAGAVDGIVRTLAGASASAAVVADGEWLRVTVSDRAGGPFGSTVPWTLTARASARAETASSAAASLPLAAVVAPVAFVHTVESRCYGRSAVA from the coding sequence GTGACCCCGGTGCATCGCGGCGATGACGTCCGCGGGCGGGGGAATGCCCGCGGCGCCGTCAACTCCGGCCGGGGCGGAACATCCCGAACCGGGGACAGGTCCAGGGGCGCGGTGACAGCGGAGCTAGCGGTGGTCCTGCCGGCAGTTCTGCTGCTCCTGGCGCTGCTGCTGGCTGGATCCGCCGCCGGAGTAACCCAGCTGCGGCTGGAGGAAGCGGCCAGGGCGGGTGCACGGGCGCTCGCACGAGGCGAAAGTGCAGGGGCGGTGGATGGGATTGTCAGGACGCTTGCGGGGGCTTCCGCCTCCGCGGCTGTGGTGGCCGACGGCGAATGGCTCCGCGTGACAGTCTCGGACCGGGCGGGTGGACCGTTCGGCTCCACGGTGCCGTGGACACTGACGGCCAGAGCCTCGGCGCGCGCCGAAACAGCATCATCGGCCGCGGCGAGTTTGCCGCTCGCGGCGGTGGTCGCCCCGGTGGCTTTTGTGCACACCGTGGAGTCGCGCTGCTACGGCCGGAGTGCCGTTGCATGA
- a CDS encoding DUF4244 domain-containing protein, which produces MSTSSNNLGANSARPNTAGPGNTGANPVAQKKPGQADVLEIYPGASEEPRVRSRTRKGLTGSETGMATAEYAIATLAAVGFAGLLVFILRSDEVRGFLLNLIRTALALP; this is translated from the coding sequence ATGTCAACCAGTTCAAATAACCTCGGTGCAAACAGCGCCCGTCCAAACACCGCCGGTCCGGGCAACACGGGAGCTAATCCGGTGGCGCAGAAGAAACCGGGGCAGGCCGACGTCCTGGAGATTTACCCGGGCGCCAGCGAGGAGCCACGCGTCCGCAGCCGCACGCGCAAGGGTCTGACGGGCTCCGAGACCGGGATGGCTACCGCAGAATATGCCATCGCCACTTTGGCAGCTGTGGGGTTCGCCGGGCTGCTGGTCTTCATTCTTCGGAGCGACGAAGTCCGTGGATTCCTGCTGAACCTCATCCGTACGGCACTGGCCTTGCCGTGA
- a CDS encoding type II secretion system F family protein gives MTGALLPGAFFPGVLMVALLAAAAALAFTDRARVRKRFLNRRRSWSGTDGAEVPGGGDGADKPEGSRSTRQGLRDTAMMLELVAAMLDAGSGIGRSLELVAASASTEYGRSLRPVVSALAIGADWETAWRSSEVRSPEILALRDALGFAALTGAPSSAILYAQAARMRRERFRAAEKRAASLGVKLVIPLGLCSLPAFICLGVVPVLLALIPAGA, from the coding sequence ATGACGGGCGCACTGTTGCCGGGCGCATTTTTCCCGGGCGTCCTGATGGTGGCCCTTCTCGCCGCAGCTGCTGCCCTCGCGTTCACGGACCGTGCCCGGGTGCGGAAACGGTTCCTCAATCGACGGCGGAGTTGGAGCGGCACCGACGGGGCAGAAGTACCCGGCGGCGGGGACGGTGCGGACAAACCAGAGGGCTCGCGGTCCACTCGGCAGGGCCTGCGTGACACCGCCATGATGCTCGAACTCGTTGCCGCCATGCTCGACGCCGGATCCGGCATTGGCCGTTCCCTCGAACTCGTGGCCGCGTCGGCGTCGACTGAATACGGCCGTTCGCTGCGTCCTGTGGTGTCGGCGCTTGCCATCGGCGCCGACTGGGAGACAGCTTGGCGCAGCTCCGAGGTCCGATCGCCGGAAATCCTGGCGTTGCGGGATGCGCTGGGCTTTGCCGCACTCACGGGAGCGCCTTCGTCTGCCATCCTCTACGCGCAGGCTGCCAGGATGCGGCGCGAGCGCTTCAGAGCCGCGGAGAAGCGCGCTGCATCGCTGGGCGTGAAGCTGGTGATTCCGCTCGGGCTGTGCTCGCTTCCTGCATTCATCTGCCTGGGCGTCGTGCCGGTGCTGCTTGCCCTGATCCCGGCCGGAGCCTAG
- a CDS encoding TadA family conjugal transfer-associated ATPase: protein MDSGLLESVRESVMADAGPVTPSRVAAAVQATGKLLGTSGSLAAVERISAELNGLGPLQQLTRDPTVTDIFVNAPDSVWIDRGKGIERAPVAFAGEAQLRALASRLVAAGGRRLDDGSPCVDVRLDGGYRVHAVLPPISTVGTLLSIRIRREQVFSMDELRAGGMFTPMVQDVLERVVERRLSFLISGATGSGKTTLLSTLLGLCSPGERLVLIEDASELNPVHPHVVSLESRHGNLEGGGEVDLGELVRQALRMRPDRLVVGECRGAEVRELLTAMNTGHTGGGGTIHANTAAAVPARLTALGALAGLGQDAVRLQAASALDVVVHVERSAGRGRHVACIGVVGDEAGGLAVTAALEVHGSNVSFGPAWATLAERLGLDSVALPDGAALPACAARPENGVSRLGERIPTGSGAAA, encoded by the coding sequence ATGGACTCCGGGTTGCTGGAATCTGTCCGCGAATCGGTCATGGCAGACGCCGGACCCGTGACCCCTTCCCGCGTCGCGGCTGCAGTGCAGGCCACGGGCAAACTGCTGGGAACGTCAGGGTCCCTTGCCGCCGTCGAGCGCATCAGTGCCGAACTGAACGGGCTTGGCCCGTTGCAGCAGCTCACCCGGGATCCGACGGTGACCGACATCTTTGTTAATGCCCCGGACTCGGTCTGGATTGACCGCGGCAAGGGCATTGAACGGGCTCCGGTGGCGTTTGCCGGCGAAGCACAGCTCCGCGCGCTGGCGTCCCGCTTGGTGGCTGCCGGTGGCCGCCGTTTGGACGACGGTTCGCCGTGCGTGGATGTCAGGCTCGACGGCGGCTACCGGGTCCACGCTGTCCTCCCTCCGATCTCGACCGTCGGAACGCTGCTGAGCATCAGAATCCGGCGGGAACAGGTGTTCTCCATGGACGAGCTGCGCGCGGGTGGAATGTTCACTCCGATGGTCCAGGATGTGCTTGAACGGGTGGTGGAGCGGCGGCTGAGTTTCCTCATCAGCGGCGCCACCGGCTCCGGCAAGACCACCTTGCTGTCGACGCTGCTGGGGCTTTGCTCTCCCGGGGAACGGCTGGTGCTCATCGAGGATGCCTCCGAACTCAATCCGGTCCACCCGCATGTTGTGTCCCTTGAATCCCGCCACGGAAATCTGGAAGGCGGCGGCGAGGTGGACCTGGGTGAACTGGTGCGCCAGGCACTTCGGATGCGCCCGGACAGGCTGGTGGTGGGGGAATGCCGCGGCGCCGAGGTCCGCGAACTGCTCACCGCGATGAACACCGGCCACACTGGCGGTGGCGGCACCATCCATGCCAATACAGCTGCCGCCGTCCCCGCCCGGCTCACGGCGCTGGGTGCGCTCGCCGGACTGGGTCAGGACGCGGTGCGGCTCCAGGCTGCCAGTGCGCTGGATGTGGTTGTCCATGTGGAGAGGTCGGCTGGGCGGGGGCGCCATGTTGCCTGCATCGGCGTAGTGGGGGACGAAGCCGGCGGGCTTGCCGTAACTGCTGCCCTGGAAGTCCACGGCAGCAACGTGAGTTTTGGTCCGGCATGGGCTACCTTGGCTGAGCGACTTGGACTGGACAGCGTCGCACTTCCAGATGGCGCTGCCCTGCCGGCCTGCGCGGCTCGTCCAGAAAACGGTGTCTCGCGGCTCGGCGAGCGGATTCCAACCGGATCAGGGGCTGCCGCATGA
- the ssd gene encoding septum site-determining protein Ssd, producing MSRHHQQNPGSTTPSGLAGPVAGPPGAPVLGRPPGSAHGLSQGRSPRLAQRAQEAARGPGAWLPADSAEVLLVTGFDFLRGEVERIVAAAGGQLRVVADVAEAAQFWDTAAAVLVGSDVRELPPRRRAPAVLVGLSGEGDSLWHLAAALGAERVAVLPDAAAWLAEYLSRSRSPEAGGLVLGVTGGCGGAGATTAAIWIAQAAAGLGARVLLVDGDPWGGGLELALAAEESPGLRWPDLSDASGSIDPEQLSDALPVAGGFSFLSWPGSRDRPATVDSATVGGVLDAARRGYELVVVDIGRGTEPLRNFAWDCDRILVVAPAQLKAAVASARLLQELPPVETALVVRGKAGAALDGSLIADSVGLPLHGVMPEVRGAAAATELGRLLELGKRRGVRRFAASVLDLLVGDLAAGDLP from the coding sequence ATGAGCAGGCACCATCAACAGAATCCAGGGTCAACTACCCCCTCCGGCCTGGCCGGTCCGGTCGCCGGTCCGCCCGGCGCCCCGGTCCTTGGCCGGCCTCCGGGGTCGGCGCACGGGCTTTCCCAGGGCCGTTCTCCGCGGCTGGCACAGCGTGCCCAGGAGGCGGCCAGAGGGCCAGGTGCCTGGCTTCCCGCCGATTCTGCCGAAGTCCTTCTTGTCACCGGCTTCGACTTCCTCCGGGGAGAAGTTGAGCGGATCGTGGCCGCGGCCGGCGGGCAACTGAGGGTTGTGGCCGACGTCGCCGAGGCCGCGCAGTTCTGGGACACGGCCGCCGCCGTGCTGGTGGGGAGCGATGTCCGCGAACTGCCTCCCCGCCGCAGGGCTCCTGCCGTGCTGGTGGGTCTGAGCGGCGAGGGAGACAGCCTGTGGCATCTTGCAGCAGCACTGGGCGCAGAGCGGGTGGCGGTCCTCCCGGACGCCGCGGCGTGGCTGGCTGAGTATCTCAGCCGATCGAGGTCGCCCGAAGCCGGGGGACTGGTGCTCGGGGTAACCGGCGGCTGCGGCGGCGCCGGCGCCACCACCGCTGCCATCTGGATAGCGCAGGCCGCGGCAGGGCTCGGCGCCCGGGTGCTGCTGGTGGACGGCGACCCGTGGGGCGGCGGACTTGAGCTGGCCCTGGCCGCCGAGGAATCGCCGGGGCTCCGGTGGCCGGACCTGTCCGACGCCAGCGGCAGTATTGATCCCGAACAGCTTTCGGACGCCCTGCCGGTGGCGGGAGGCTTCTCCTTCCTGTCATGGCCGGGCAGCCGGGACCGGCCGGCAACTGTGGATTCCGCCACGGTGGGCGGGGTGCTCGATGCCGCCCGACGCGGCTACGAGCTGGTGGTGGTGGACATCGGCAGGGGTACGGAGCCATTGCGTAACTTCGCCTGGGACTGCGACCGCATCCTGGTGGTGGCGCCGGCCCAGCTGAAGGCAGCCGTAGCGTCCGCCCGCTTGCTCCAGGAACTTCCACCGGTGGAGACCGCCTTGGTTGTCCGGGGGAAAGCAGGCGCGGCCCTGGACGGTTCGCTGATTGCCGATTCCGTGGGATTGCCGCTGCACGGGGTCATGCCGGAAGTGCGCGGTGCGGCTGCGGCGACGGAACTCGGGCGCCTATTGGAACTCGGAAAACGGCGGGGTGTCCGCCGCTTCGCCGCCTCGGTGCTGGACCTGCTCGTCGGTGACCTGGCTGCCGGTGACCTGCCGTGA
- a CDS encoding bifunctional 3'-5' exonuclease/DNA polymerase, with protein MHLLLAAHTDGAALQELTAAGTPHPDNPEPRVISAGGLAAVVRDLENRDPGKPRPRWIWHRTQEWYPALLGAGVELERCYDLTLCGAILSCSEFTSHTPYARNAEKPTLDDGLQQPPRSLQPPPPPADQGSLFDAPGHATAPQHSLEGLRIEYAAQQDALAQANPEGNRKQRLQLLLAAESAGAMIAAEMQHTGVPWREELHEQILAEYLGPRPPSGHRPAKLEALNAELRQLLNSPGLNPDSPQELMRALHRNGIEVKTTRQWELKESSHPAIEPLLAYKKLARLHAANGWAWLDAWVKNGRFQPEYVVGGVVSGRWASRGGGALQIPRQIRGAVHADPGHKLIVADAAQLEPRVLVALAQDSKMAEAARDKDLYAGIAAQGFGGDRAKAKIALLGAIYGATTGESGRLMPQLSRTYPRAVGFVEQAARDGEAGKTVTSRLGRSSPPPSERWFQSQQSSTAEEQRRADSIARSRGRFTRNFVVQGSAADWAACWLAELRRRLRTMRSEGSPTGELVFFLHDEVMVHAPEASVDACIQAIEEAANAAKELLFGRIPVEFPVSVAVVDSYDNAK; from the coding sequence ATGCATCTGCTGCTCGCCGCCCACACCGACGGCGCAGCTCTACAGGAACTCACCGCGGCAGGAACACCGCACCCAGACAACCCGGAACCGCGGGTCATCAGCGCCGGAGGGCTCGCCGCCGTCGTGCGTGACCTCGAAAACCGTGATCCCGGAAAGCCGCGCCCGCGCTGGATCTGGCACCGCACACAGGAGTGGTACCCCGCGCTGCTTGGCGCGGGCGTGGAGCTGGAACGCTGTTACGACCTCACGCTGTGCGGCGCCATCCTGAGTTGCTCGGAGTTCACGTCCCACACTCCTTATGCCAGGAACGCCGAAAAACCCACGCTTGATGACGGTCTCCAGCAGCCGCCCCGCTCCCTTCAGCCACCGCCCCCTCCGGCGGACCAGGGCTCGCTCTTCGACGCACCCGGCCACGCCACGGCACCGCAGCATTCGCTGGAGGGCCTCCGCATCGAATATGCCGCGCAGCAGGACGCACTTGCCCAAGCGAATCCGGAAGGCAACCGGAAGCAGCGCCTCCAGCTCCTGCTGGCGGCGGAGTCCGCCGGCGCCATGATCGCTGCCGAAATGCAGCACACGGGGGTGCCCTGGCGGGAGGAGCTGCACGAGCAGATCCTGGCGGAGTATCTGGGCCCGCGCCCTCCCAGCGGCCACCGCCCGGCCAAGCTGGAGGCTCTCAACGCCGAGCTGCGGCAACTGTTAAATTCGCCAGGCCTGAACCCGGACTCCCCGCAGGAGCTTATGCGGGCCCTGCACCGGAACGGCATCGAGGTGAAAACCACACGCCAGTGGGAGCTCAAGGAATCCTCCCACCCGGCCATCGAGCCGCTGCTTGCGTACAAAAAACTGGCCAGGCTGCACGCGGCGAACGGCTGGGCCTGGCTGGACGCCTGGGTGAAAAACGGCCGCTTCCAGCCCGAATATGTGGTAGGTGGTGTGGTGTCCGGCCGCTGGGCGTCGCGCGGCGGCGGTGCCCTGCAGATTCCGCGGCAGATCCGCGGCGCCGTGCACGCCGATCCGGGCCACAAACTGATCGTGGCGGATGCCGCCCAGCTGGAGCCGCGCGTGCTGGTGGCGCTGGCCCAGGACTCCAAAATGGCCGAGGCCGCCCGGGACAAGGACCTCTACGCGGGCATCGCCGCGCAGGGTTTCGGAGGCGACCGGGCCAAGGCAAAGATCGCACTGCTTGGCGCCATTTACGGCGCCACCACAGGAGAATCCGGCCGGCTCATGCCGCAGCTGTCCCGTACGTATCCGCGCGCCGTAGGGTTTGTGGAGCAGGCCGCGCGCGACGGTGAGGCAGGCAAGACCGTGACTTCCCGCCTGGGCCGCAGCAGCCCGCCGCCGTCCGAACGCTGGTTCCAGAGCCAGCAGTCCAGCACCGCCGAGGAACAGCGCCGGGCGGACTCGATCGCGCGCTCCCGTGGCCGGTTCACCCGCAACTTCGTGGTGCAGGGTTCCGCCGCGGACTGGGCTGCGTGCTGGCTTGCTGAATTACGACGGCGGCTCCGCACCATGCGTTCCGAAGGCTCCCCTACCGGGGAGCTCGTGTTCTTCCTGCACGATGAAGTGATGGTCCATGCGCCCGAGGCTTCCGTGGACGCGTGCATCCAGGCCATCGAAGAAGCCGCCAACGCCGCGAAGGAGCTGCTGTTCGGCCGGATCCCTGTGGAGTTCCCGGTCAGTGTGGCCGTAGTGGACTCCTACGACAACGCCAAGTAA
- a CDS encoding CHAD domain-containing protein: MSHGNGHTKSKGHGESNGKPTGKKVRPGTALNEYLTFQLTELEEYLPLAAAADPEAIHAARLALRRFRSVTTCFKPLLPALPADDVARLKKLARQLGESRDAYVLAQRLTLALDTRESWRRMSALRGFVEALNAHAAQRAAAVTGAGGVARRGYPALLSLRQALETRPPDESPTEAKARNRIPRRAVTAALQDRWERVQQYMEQSLAEVPEDRHNRDLHEVRKELKCLRYAAESVAPGYKGAALAIVQPAIALQRLLGEQHDAVVSRLVLAQAAGVHSIDSRDAAALDELESHRAANAEVEYYRAAAMNPVPAPASALAR; this comes from the coding sequence ATGAGCCACGGCAATGGACACACCAAGAGCAAAGGCCACGGAGAATCCAACGGCAAGCCCACAGGCAAAAAGGTGCGCCCCGGCACGGCGTTGAACGAGTATCTGACGTTCCAGCTGACTGAGCTCGAGGAATACCTGCCGCTGGCTGCAGCGGCGGACCCCGAAGCCATCCACGCCGCGCGGCTCGCCCTGCGCCGCTTCCGCTCGGTGACCACCTGCTTCAAGCCGCTGCTGCCCGCTTTGCCGGCTGACGACGTCGCACGCTTGAAGAAGCTGGCCAGGCAATTGGGCGAGTCCCGGGACGCCTACGTTCTGGCGCAGCGGCTCACATTGGCCCTGGATACCAGGGAGTCGTGGCGCCGTATGTCGGCGCTCCGCGGGTTTGTGGAGGCACTCAACGCGCACGCAGCCCAACGGGCAGCCGCCGTGACAGGAGCGGGAGGGGTCGCAAGGCGCGGCTACCCTGCGCTCCTGAGCTTGCGGCAGGCTCTCGAGACCCGGCCGCCAGATGAATCACCCACGGAGGCCAAGGCGCGCAATCGCATCCCCCGGCGTGCTGTGACAGCTGCCCTTCAGGATCGGTGGGAGCGGGTTCAGCAGTACATGGAGCAATCGCTGGCGGAAGTCCCGGAAGACCGGCACAACCGGGACCTCCACGAGGTCCGGAAGGAGCTCAAGTGCCTGCGGTACGCGGCGGAATCTGTTGCACCAGGCTATAAGGGTGCCGCGCTGGCGATCGTCCAGCCGGCAATCGCGCTGCAGCGGCTGCTGGGCGAGCAGCACGACGCCGTGGTGTCCCGCCTGGTACTGGCACAGGCCGCCGGTGTCCACTCTATTGATTCCCGGGACGCGGCCGCGCTGGATGAGCTGGAAAGCCACCGCGCAGCAAACGCCGAAGTGGAGTATTACCGCGCCGCGGCGATGAATCCGGTACCGGCACCCGCGTCGGCACTGGCCCGCTGA
- a CDS encoding DUF1508 domain-containing protein, whose product MAGKFEIHRDGSESFRFRLTDGDGNIVAVSPHFKHISGVVAGINAMRENAATGIVVDLRQQQPQN is encoded by the coding sequence ATGGCGGGCAAGTTCGAAATACACAGGGATGGCTCAGAATCATTCAGGTTCCGGCTGACGGATGGCGACGGCAATATTGTGGCCGTGTCTCCGCATTTCAAGCACATCAGCGGTGTGGTGGCCGGCATCAATGCGATGCGTGAAAATGCCGCCACGGGCATCGTGGTGGACCTGCGTCAGCAGCAGCCGCAGAACTAG